The following are encoded together in the Heterodontus francisci isolate sHetFra1 unplaced genomic scaffold, sHetFra1.hap1 HAP1_SCAFFOLD_43, whole genome shotgun sequence genome:
- the LOC137364999 gene encoding histone H2A-like → MSGRGKTSGKARAKAKSRSSRAGLQFPVGRVHRHLRKGNYAERVGAGAPVYLAAVLEYLTAEILELAGNAARDNKKTRIIPRQLQLAVRNDEELNKLLGGVTIAQGGVLPNIQAVLLPK, encoded by the coding sequence atgtctggaagaggaaagaccagcggcaaagctcgggccaaggccaagtctcgctcctcccgggctgggcttcagttcccggtgggccgtgttcacaggcacctaagaaagggcaactatgctgagcgtgtgggtgccggagccccggtctatctggctgctgtgctcgagtatctgaccgctgaaatcctcgagctggctggcaacgcggcccgggacaacaagaagacccgcatcattcccagacaactgcagctggccgtgcgcaacgacgaggagctcaacaagctgctgggaggagtgactatcgctcagggtggggtgctgcctaatatccaggccgtgctgctgcccaag